The following proteins are encoded in a genomic region of Pseudomonas sp. Os17:
- a CDS encoding COG4705 family protein, which translates to MNKLPQITLAFWVMKICATTLGETAGDLLSMTLNVGYAISSMILISVFLLTLVTQLWSKTYNPVLYWMVILSTSTAGTTLSDFMDRTLGLGYASGSLILIGMLLAIFAAWRLSGDSLNVNRIQTFRGELFYWMAILFSNTLGTALGDYLADDSGLGFAGGALLIGSTIAVVVLLKYLTRLSSVLLFWVAFVLTRPFGATLGDFLTKPHEKGGLDFGTIGSSAVLAGILLVMIVGAAWAQNRYARQGAAELS; encoded by the coding sequence ATGAACAAACTTCCCCAGATCACCCTGGCCTTCTGGGTCATGAAAATCTGCGCGACAACCTTGGGGGAAACCGCCGGTGATCTGCTGTCGATGACCCTCAATGTCGGTTACGCCATCAGCTCGATGATCCTGATCAGCGTGTTCCTGCTGACCCTGGTCACCCAGCTGTGGTCCAAGACCTACAACCCGGTGCTGTACTGGATGGTGATTCTCTCCACCAGTACCGCCGGCACCACCCTGTCGGACTTCATGGACCGCACCCTGGGCCTGGGCTATGCCAGTGGCTCGCTGATCCTGATCGGGATGCTGCTGGCGATCTTCGCCGCCTGGCGCCTGAGTGGCGACTCGCTGAACGTCAACAGGATCCAGACCTTTCGCGGCGAGCTGTTCTATTGGATGGCGATCCTGTTTTCCAACACCCTGGGCACCGCCCTGGGCGATTACCTGGCGGACGATTCGGGGCTGGGTTTTGCCGGCGGGGCGTTGCTGATCGGCTCGACCATTGCCGTGGTGGTCCTGCTCAAGTACCTCACCCGGCTCTCGTCGGTGCTGCTGTTCTGGGTGGCCTTCGTGCTGACCCGGCCGTTCGGCGCCACCCTGGGCGACTTCCTCACCAAGCCCCATGAAAAGGGCGGGCTGGATTTCGGCACCATCGGCTCGTCGGCGGTACTGGCGGGGATTCTGCTGGTGATGATTGTCGGCGCGGCCTGGGCCCAGAACCGCTATGCGCGCCAGGGCGCCGCCGAACTCTCCTGA
- a CDS encoding iron-sulfur-binding ferredoxin reductase, which yields MPELTVGSRRWSVAPASNLLDALNQAGVAVPYSCRAGSCHACLVHCVQGLPSDSRPDALSDEQRRRGWRLACQCQVVEDLQVETFNPQRDGQPARVIGLDWLSSSVLRLRLQPERPLRYRAGQHLVLWTATQVARPYSLASLPEEDRFLEFHLDCRHPGQFSDAARQLQVGDTLSLGELSGGALHYDPDWQQRPLWLLAAGTGLAPLFGVLREALRQDHQGPIRLIHLAHDSSEHYLAKPLAALAANRPQLSVELWQGAELTAALAQLRLVSRQTLALLCGHPDSVEAFARRLYLAGLPRNQLLADVFLPRG from the coding sequence ATGCCTGAATTGACCGTCGGTAGCCGGCGCTGGTCGGTGGCGCCGGCCAGCAATCTGCTGGATGCCTTGAATCAGGCCGGTGTGGCGGTGCCCTACAGTTGCCGCGCCGGCAGTTGTCACGCCTGTCTGGTGCACTGTGTCCAGGGACTGCCCAGCGACAGTCGGCCGGATGCCCTGAGCGATGAGCAGCGCCGTCGCGGCTGGCGCCTGGCCTGTCAGTGCCAGGTGGTGGAGGATCTGCAGGTCGAGACGTTCAATCCGCAGCGCGATGGCCAGCCGGCCAGGGTGATCGGGCTGGACTGGCTGTCTTCCTCGGTCCTGCGCTTGCGCCTGCAACCTGAACGGCCGTTGCGTTATCGCGCCGGCCAGCACCTGGTGCTGTGGACGGCCACTCAGGTGGCCCGGCCATACTCCCTGGCCAGCCTGCCGGAAGAAGACCGCTTCCTGGAGTTTCACCTGGACTGTCGGCACCCGGGGCAATTCAGCGATGCGGCGCGCCAGTTGCAGGTGGGCGATACCCTCTCTCTGGGCGAGTTGAGCGGTGGTGCCTTGCACTACGACCCGGACTGGCAGCAACGGCCCCTTTGGCTGCTGGCGGCGGGCACCGGGCTGGCGCCGTTGTTTGGCGTTCTGCGCGAGGCCTTGCGGCAGGATCACCAAGGCCCTATCCGTCTCATTCACCTGGCCCATGACAGTTCCGAGCATTACCTGGCCAAACCCTTGGCTGCGCTGGCGGCGAACCGCCCGCAACTGAGCGTCGAGCTGTGGCAGGGGGCTGAGCTGACGGCGGCCTTGGCGCAACTGCGGCTTGTTTCCCGGCAAACCCTGGCCTTACTCTGCGGGCACCCCGACAGTGTCGAAGCCTTTGCCCGGCGTCTGTACCTGGCGGGGCTGCCGCGCAATCAACTGCTGGCCGATGTGTTCCTGCCCCGTGGTTGA
- a CDS encoding MFS transporter, protein MDISNTLPAGSAAASATEKTTASRLKSIFSGSVGNMVEWYDWYVYAAFSLYFAKVFFPKGDTTAQLLNTAAIFAVGFLMRPIGGWLMGLYADRKGRKAALMASVLLMCFGSLIIALTPGYETIGVGAPILLVLARLMQGLSVGGEYGTSATYLSEMATKDRRGFFSSFQYVTLISGQLIALGVLIVLQNILTTEELQSWGWRIPFGIGALCAVVALYLRRGMEETESFTKKKEKPKESLMRTLMRHPKELLTVVGLTMGGTLAFYTYTTYMQKYLVNTVGMSISDSTTISAATLFLFMCLQPVIGALSDKVGRRPILIAFGILGTLFTVPILTTLHTIQTWWGAFFLIMAALIIVSGYTSINAVVKAELFPTEIRALGVGLPYALTVSIFGGTAEYIALWFKSIGMETGYYWYVTACIACSLLVYATMKDTRKHSRIETD, encoded by the coding sequence ATGGATATCTCTAATACCCTGCCTGCTGGGTCGGCGGCCGCATCCGCCACCGAAAAGACCACCGCCAGCCGCCTGAAGTCGATCTTCAGCGGTTCCGTGGGCAACATGGTCGAGTGGTACGACTGGTACGTCTACGCCGCCTTCTCGCTGTACTTCGCCAAGGTCTTCTTCCCCAAGGGCGACACCACCGCGCAACTGCTGAACACCGCCGCGATCTTCGCCGTGGGCTTCCTGATGCGCCCGATCGGTGGCTGGCTGATGGGCCTGTACGCCGACCGCAAAGGCCGTAAAGCCGCGCTGATGGCTTCGGTGCTGCTGATGTGCTTCGGCTCGCTGATCATCGCCCTGACCCCGGGTTACGAAACCATCGGCGTCGGCGCCCCGATCCTGCTGGTGCTGGCGCGCCTGATGCAGGGCCTGTCGGTGGGCGGTGAATACGGCACCTCGGCCACCTACCTCAGCGAGATGGCGACCAAGGATCGTCGCGGCTTCTTCTCCAGCTTCCAGTACGTGACCCTGATCTCCGGCCAGCTCATCGCCCTGGGGGTACTGATCGTGCTGCAGAACATCCTCACCACCGAGGAGCTGCAATCCTGGGGCTGGCGGATTCCGTTCGGCATCGGCGCCCTGTGTGCGGTGGTGGCGCTCTACCTGCGTCGCGGCATGGAAGAAACCGAGTCCTTCACCAAGAAGAAAGAGAAGCCCAAAGAAAGCCTGATGCGCACCCTGATGCGTCATCCCAAGGAACTGCTGACCGTGGTCGGCCTGACCATGGGCGGCACCCTGGCCTTCTACACCTACACCACCTACATGCAGAAATACCTGGTGAACACCGTCGGCATGAGCATTTCCGACTCGACCACCATTTCTGCCGCCACCCTGTTCCTGTTCATGTGCCTGCAGCCGGTAATCGGTGCCCTCTCGGACAAGGTCGGCCGGCGGCCGATCCTGATTGCCTTCGGCATCCTCGGCACGCTGTTCACCGTGCCGATCCTCACCACCCTGCACACCATCCAGACCTGGTGGGGCGCGTTCTTCCTGATCATGGCGGCGCTGATCATCGTCAGCGGCTATACCTCGATCAACGCAGTGGTCAAGGCCGAGCTGTTCCCCACGGAAATCCGCGCCCTGGGCGTGGGCCTGCCCTACGCACTGACCGTGTCGATCTTCGGCGGCACCGCGGAATACATCGCCCTGTGGTTCAAGAGCATCGGCATGGAAACCGGCTACTACTGGTACGTCACCGCCTGTATTGCCTGTTCGCTGCTGGTCTACGCGACCATGAAGGACACCCGCAAGCATTCGCGGATCGAGACCGACTGA
- a CDS encoding fumarate hydratase gives MTVIKQDDLIQSVADALQFISYYHPVDFIQAMHEAYLREESPAARDSMAQILINSRMCATGHRPICQDTGIVTVFVRVGMDVRWDGATMSLDDMINEGVRRAYNLPENVLRASILADPAGARKNTKDNTPAVIHYSIVPGNTVEVDVAAKGGGSENKSKMAMLNPSDSIVDWVLKTVPTMGAGWCPPGMLGIGIGGTAEKAAVMAKEVLMESIDIHELKARGPSNRIEEMRLELFEKVNQLGIGAQGLGGLTTVLDVKIMDYPTHAASLPVCMIPNCAATRHAHFVLDGSGPAALEAPPLDAYPEIVWEAGPSARRVNLDTLTPEEVQSWKPGETVLLNGKMLTGRDAAHKRMVEMLNKGETLPVDLKGRFIYYVGPVDPVGDEVVGPAGPTTATRMDKFTRQILEQTGLLGMIGKSERGPTAIDAIKDSKAVYLMAVGGAAYLVAQAIKKSKVLAFAELGMEAIYEFEVKDMPVTVAVDSKGESVHITGPAIWQKKISDSLAVEVQ, from the coding sequence ATGACCGTGATCAAGCAAGACGACCTGATTCAGAGCGTTGCCGACGCCCTGCAGTTCATTTCCTACTACCACCCCGTGGACTTCATCCAGGCGATGCACGAGGCCTACCTGCGCGAAGAATCGCCGGCCGCCCGTGATTCCATGGCGCAGATCCTGATCAACTCGCGCATGTGCGCCACCGGCCACCGGCCGATCTGCCAGGACACCGGCATCGTCACCGTGTTCGTTCGCGTGGGCATGGACGTGCGCTGGGACGGCGCCACCATGAGCCTGGACGACATGATCAACGAAGGCGTGCGTCGCGCCTACAACCTGCCGGAAAACGTCCTGCGCGCCTCCATCCTCGCCGACCCGGCAGGTGCCCGGAAAAACACCAAGGACAACACCCCGGCGGTCATCCACTACTCCATCGTCCCGGGCAACACCGTGGAAGTGGACGTGGCAGCCAAGGGCGGCGGCTCCGAGAACAAGTCGAAGATGGCCATGCTCAACCCGTCCGACTCGATCGTCGACTGGGTGCTCAAGACCGTTCCGACCATGGGTGCCGGCTGGTGCCCACCGGGCATGCTGGGCATCGGCATCGGCGGCACCGCCGAGAAAGCCGCGGTGATGGCCAAGGAAGTGTTGATGGAATCCATCGACATCCACGAGCTCAAGGCTCGCGGCCCGTCCAACCGCATCGAAGAAATGCGCCTGGAGCTGTTCGAGAAGGTCAACCAGCTGGGCATCGGCGCCCAGGGCCTGGGCGGCCTGACCACCGTGCTCGACGTGAAGATCATGGACTACCCGACCCACGCCGCCTCCCTGCCGGTGTGCATGATCCCCAACTGCGCCGCCACCCGCCACGCGCACTTCGTGCTCGACGGCTCGGGCCCGGCCGCACTGGAAGCACCACCTCTGGACGCCTACCCGGAAATCGTCTGGGAAGCCGGCCCGTCGGCGCGTCGGGTCAACCTCGACACCCTGACCCCGGAAGAAGTACAGAGCTGGAAACCGGGCGAAACCGTGCTGCTCAACGGCAAGATGCTCACCGGCCGCGACGCTGCGCACAAGCGCATGGTCGAGATGCTGAACAAGGGCGAAACCCTGCCGGTGGACCTCAAGGGTCGCTTCATCTACTACGTTGGCCCGGTTGATCCGGTAGGCGACGAAGTGGTGGGTCCGGCCGGTCCGACCACCGCCACGCGGATGGACAAGTTCACCCGGCAGATCCTCGAGCAGACCGGCCTGCTGGGCATGATCGGCAAGTCCGAGCGCGGCCCGACCGCCATCGACGCGATCAAGGACAGCAAGGCCGTGTACCTGATGGCCGTCGGCGGCGCCGCCTACCTGGTGGCCCAGGCGATCAAGAAGTCCAAGGTCCTGGCCTTTGCCGAACTGGGCATGGAAGCGATCTACGAGTTCGAGGTCAAGGACATGCCGGTGACTGTCGCCGTGGACAGCAAAGGCGAGTCGGTCCACATCACCGGTCCCGCCATCTGGCAGAAAAAGATCAGTGACAGCCTGGCGGTAGAAGTGCAGTAA
- a CDS encoding putative quinol monooxygenase has product MSTHIPVSHMAFVRARAGRSKELGARLSSLIEPSRQASGCLHFALQHSQCDADLWLVSGFWSSQQAMTAYFSSPAMAIFAELVQDLVVNSLDFHTFGTVSALQAHGEYPQLQRAPLHKLAS; this is encoded by the coding sequence ATGTCCACGCATATTCCGGTCAGTCACATGGCCTTTGTCCGAGCCCGGGCCGGGCGTTCCAAGGAACTGGGTGCGCGCTTGAGCAGCCTGATCGAACCGTCGCGCCAGGCCAGTGGTTGCCTGCACTTCGCCCTGCAGCATTCGCAGTGTGATGCCGACCTGTGGCTGGTGTCCGGTTTCTGGAGCAGCCAGCAGGCGATGACCGCCTATTTCAGCTCGCCGGCCATGGCGATCTTTGCCGAGCTGGTGCAGGACCTGGTGGTCAACAGCCTGGATTTTCATACCTTCGGTACGGTGTCGGCGCTGCAAGCCCATGGCGAATACCCCCAACTGCAGCGTGCACCGCTGCACAAGCTGGCCAGTTGA
- a CDS encoding enoyl-CoA hydratase-related protein: protein MTDAIELHREGGLLTLRLNRPDKKNALTRAMYGRLAQALAEADADPQINAVLICGSSECFTAGNDIADFLEQPPKDLDSPVFHFMRNLLDCRKPVVAAVAGAAVGIGTTLLLHCDLVYVSRDARLRMPFVNLGLCPEFGSSLILPRLLGRAKAAELLLLGEGFSGEQAAAWGIATAALGDGAATLAKAREAALRFSQLAPDAVQISKRLMQAPDRELLRQVIEQEGMEFTRRLQSPEAIAALSGFLAKG from the coding sequence ATGACCGATGCCATCGAGCTGCACCGCGAAGGTGGGCTGCTGACCCTGCGCCTGAACCGCCCCGACAAGAAAAACGCCCTGACCCGTGCCATGTACGGTCGCCTGGCCCAGGCCCTGGCCGAGGCGGACGCCGATCCGCAAATCAATGCCGTGCTGATCTGCGGCAGCAGCGAATGCTTTACCGCCGGCAACGACATCGCCGACTTCCTGGAGCAGCCCCCCAAGGACCTCGACAGCCCGGTGTTCCACTTCATGCGCAACCTGCTCGATTGTCGCAAGCCGGTGGTGGCTGCGGTCGCGGGGGCGGCGGTGGGCATTGGCACCACCTTGCTGCTGCATTGCGATCTGGTCTACGTCAGTCGTGATGCGCGCTTGCGCATGCCGTTCGTCAACCTTGGGCTGTGTCCGGAATTCGGTTCGAGCCTGATCCTGCCGCGCCTGCTGGGGCGGGCCAAGGCCGCTGAGTTGCTGCTGCTCGGCGAAGGCTTCAGTGGCGAACAGGCCGCTGCCTGGGGCATTGCCACTGCGGCTTTGGGGGATGGCGCAGCGACCTTGGCCAAGGCCCGGGAAGCGGCCTTGCGTTTCAGTCAGCTGGCGCCCGACGCGGTGCAGATCAGCAAGCGCCTGATGCAGGCGCCGGATCGTGAGCTGTTGCGCCAGGTCATCGAGCAGGAGGGGATGGAATTCACCCGGCGCCTGCAGTCGCCGGAAGCGATTGCCGCGCTGTCCGGGTTTCTCGCCAAGGGTTGA
- a CDS encoding flavin reductase family protein — MSDDIHFYQPALGHGLPHDPFNAIVGPRPIGWISSQDAQGRLNLAPYSFFNAFNYIPPIIGFSSVGRKDSLNNIEATGEFAWNLATRPLAEQMNQSCAAVAPEVDEFALAGLTPVASKVISVPRVAESPVSFECKVTQIIQLQRADQELVPSWLILGEVVAVHIAKWLLKDGIYDTAAAEPILRGGGPADYFQLGPEALFKMHRPGAVK, encoded by the coding sequence ATGTCCGACGATATCCACTTCTACCAACCCGCCCTGGGCCACGGTCTGCCCCATGACCCGTTCAATGCCATCGTCGGCCCGCGCCCCATCGGCTGGATCTCTTCCCAGGATGCACAAGGCCGGCTGAACCTGGCGCCTTACAGCTTCTTCAATGCCTTCAACTACATTCCACCGATCATCGGGTTCTCCAGCGTCGGGCGCAAAGACAGCCTGAACAACATCGAGGCCACCGGTGAATTCGCCTGGAACCTGGCCACCCGGCCACTGGCCGAGCAGATGAACCAGAGCTGCGCCGCGGTTGCGCCCGAGGTCGACGAGTTCGCCCTGGCCGGCCTGACGCCCGTGGCGTCGAAGGTCATCAGTGTGCCGCGGGTAGCCGAGAGCCCGGTGTCCTTCGAGTGCAAGGTCACCCAGATCATTCAATTGCAGCGGGCGGACCAAGAGCTGGTGCCGAGCTGGCTGATCCTCGGCGAGGTGGTCGCCGTGCATATCGCCAAGTGGCTGCTCAAGGACGGGATCTACGACACCGCCGCGGCAGAACCGATTCTGCGCGGCGGCGGACCGGCGGATTACTTCCAGCTGGGGCCGGAAGCGTTGTTCAAGATGCACCGCCCGGGGGCGGTCAAGTAG
- a CDS encoding GGDEF domain-containing protein — MTHKAIQSLLFKRFSIAAGTYGLILLLFWLAVLTGHYRASISSALLGSALVVASQGVLYWVFTSGRNLRFADPSLTEVQVVLGIAWQTWLIAHLDQARGAFLVFYILPLLFGLFHLSRRAYLRCAALIFFCFAGVNLCDGFRFVLEDPQLAALQVCVLLVMLVWMCLYAAYVQASRSRMRQRRFALQAHQDTLRGMMRQLEDLVATDELTGLFNRRHFLRNASRELQAMGQEQVHGLALIDLDHFKRINDLHGHAAGDQVLQAFAGVASACLRDGDVLARYGGEEFVVLLPECDAERLTSCCERLRLAFMEVQLVGLNVRDLSLSAGMTLLQAGDDLDVALQRADQALYRAKRDGRNRCSAAWENLDA; from the coding sequence TTGACCCATAAAGCCATCCAGAGCTTGTTGTTCAAGCGCTTCAGCATTGCCGCTGGCACGTACGGACTGATCCTGCTGCTGTTCTGGCTGGCCGTTCTTACGGGGCACTATCGCGCCTCCATCAGCAGTGCACTGTTGGGCAGCGCGTTGGTGGTGGCCAGCCAGGGGGTGCTGTACTGGGTCTTCACCAGTGGGCGCAACCTGCGCTTTGCCGACCCCAGCCTGACCGAGGTCCAGGTGGTGTTGGGCATTGCCTGGCAGACCTGGCTGATTGCCCATCTGGATCAGGCCCGCGGCGCCTTTCTGGTGTTCTATATCCTGCCGCTGCTGTTCGGCCTGTTTCACTTGTCCCGGCGCGCCTACCTGCGCTGCGCGGCGCTGATCTTCTTCTGCTTTGCCGGGGTCAACCTGTGCGACGGTTTTCGTTTTGTCCTCGAGGACCCGCAACTGGCGGCGCTGCAAGTCTGTGTGTTGCTGGTGATGCTGGTGTGGATGTGCCTGTACGCCGCCTATGTGCAGGCTTCGCGCTCGCGCATGCGGCAGCGGCGTTTTGCCTTGCAGGCCCACCAGGACACGCTGCGGGGAATGATGCGGCAACTGGAGGATCTGGTGGCCACCGACGAACTCACCGGCCTGTTCAATCGTCGGCACTTCCTGCGCAATGCCAGCCGTGAACTGCAGGCCATGGGCCAGGAGCAGGTGCATGGGTTGGCACTGATCGATCTGGATCATTTCAAGCGCATCAACGATCTGCATGGTCACGCGGCGGGGGATCAGGTGTTGCAGGCCTTCGCCGGAGTGGCCAGCGCCTGCCTGCGGGACGGCGATGTACTGGCGCGCTACGGCGGTGAGGAGTTCGTGGTCCTGCTGCCCGAGTGTGATGCCGAGCGCCTGACCTCCTGCTGTGAACGCCTGCGCCTGGCCTTCATGGAGGTGCAACTGGTGGGCCTGAATGTGCGTGACCTGAGTCTGTCCGCGGGGATGACCCTGCTGCAGGCCGGCGATGACCTGGACGTCGCTCTGCAACGGGCCGACCAGGCGCTGTACCGGGCCAAGCGCGATGGCCGCAATCGTTGCTCGGCCGCCTGGGAAAACCTCGATGCCTGA
- a CDS encoding sigma-54-dependent transcriptional regulator — MLNSVIVVDDEASIRTAVEQWLSLSGFSVQLFSRGEDCLAQLPQNFPGVILSDVRMPGISGLELLAQVQRLDPDLPIILLTGHGDVPMAVEAMRDGAYDFLEKPFSPDTLLSSLRRALDKRRLVLENRHLHHQADSRAKLDATLLGASRALQTLRRQVLDLAALPVNVLIRGETGSGKELVARCLHDFGPRAGKPFVALNCAAIPEQLFEAELFGHESGAFTGAQGRRIGKLEYADGGTLFLDEIESMPLAQQVKLLRVLQEQKLERLGANQSIKVDLRVIAATKPDLLEEARAGRFREDLAYRLTVAELRLPPLRERREDIPQLYEHFARAAAERLGRSVAPLSGAQLSRLLSHDWPGNVRELANAAERQVLGLGEPEAEVLETGPSLAAQQEAFEAQCLRAALTRHKGEIKAVLNELQLPRRTLNEKMQRHGLTREMFLKDS, encoded by the coding sequence ATGCTGAACTCGGTGATCGTGGTGGATGACGAGGCCAGTATCCGCACCGCCGTCGAACAGTGGCTGAGCCTCTCGGGGTTCAGCGTCCAGCTGTTCAGCCGTGGCGAGGACTGCCTGGCGCAATTGCCGCAGAACTTTCCCGGGGTGATCCTCAGCGACGTGCGCATGCCTGGTATCAGTGGCCTGGAGCTGCTGGCCCAGGTCCAGCGCCTGGACCCGGATCTGCCGATCATCCTGCTCACCGGCCACGGTGATGTGCCCATGGCGGTCGAGGCCATGCGCGACGGCGCCTATGACTTCCTGGAAAAACCCTTCAGCCCCGATACCCTGCTCAGCAGCCTGCGCCGGGCCCTGGACAAGCGGCGCCTGGTCCTGGAGAACCGCCACCTGCATCACCAGGCCGACAGCCGGGCCAAGCTCGATGCCACCTTGCTCGGGGCGTCCCGCGCCCTGCAGACCCTGCGCCGCCAGGTGCTGGACCTGGCCGCGCTGCCAGTCAATGTGCTGATCCGTGGCGAAACCGGCAGCGGCAAGGAGCTGGTTGCCCGCTGCCTGCACGACTTCGGCCCCCGGGCCGGCAAACCCTTCGTGGCCCTGAACTGCGCAGCGATCCCCGAGCAGTTGTTCGAGGCCGAACTGTTCGGCCATGAAAGCGGGGCGTTCACCGGCGCCCAGGGCCGACGCATCGGCAAGCTGGAATACGCCGACGGCGGCACGCTGTTTCTCGACGAGATCGAGAGCATGCCCCTGGCCCAGCAGGTCAAGCTGCTGCGGGTGTTGCAGGAACAGAAACTGGAGCGCCTGGGGGCCAACCAGAGCATCAAGGTCGACCTGCGGGTGATCGCCGCCACCAAACCGGACCTGCTGGAGGAAGCGCGGGCCGGACGATTCCGCGAAGACCTGGCCTATCGCCTGACCGTGGCCGAACTGCGCCTGCCGCCCCTGCGCGAGCGCCGCGAAGACATTCCACAGCTCTACGAGCACTTCGCCCGGGCCGCCGCCGAGCGCCTGGGACGCAGCGTCGCGCCCTTGAGTGGCGCCCAGTTGAGCCGCCTGCTCAGTCACGACTGGCCGGGCAACGTGCGCGAACTGGCCAACGCCGCCGAGCGTCAGGTGCTGGGCCTCGGGGAGCCGGAGGCCGAAGTGCTTGAAACCGGCCCATCCCTGGCCGCGCAGCAGGAAGCCTTCGAAGCCCAATGCCTGCGCGCCGCCCTGACCCGCCACAAGGGCGAGATCAAGGCCGTGCTCAACGAACTGCAACTGCCACGCCGGACCCTGAATGAAAAAATGCAGCGGCACGGCCTGACCCGGGAAATGTTCCTCAAGGACAGCTGA
- a CDS encoding ATP-binding protein: MAQISRPLRLTFYILVILAGTVISAGLAMRHAERLALVEEAARANEQLGLYANSLHTLIERYRALPAVLALDPELRAALQGPVTAQTQDALNRKLEKINGAARSSTLELLNHEGLAVAASNWQLPSSYVGHNYGFRPYFKQTRSQGSGRFYAVGVTSGIPGYFLSSAVKADNDDFLGAMVVKLEFPELEHEWSQGNDTLLVSDSRGIIFIANQPGWRYRQLQPLSESDLADIRLTRQYDKQPLTPLQHTALQRFDANSSLVRVDGPDGVANYLWESLPLSAEGWTLHLLRKPASAFEESRNAGLAAAGAWLTLVFLLLFLSQRWRLGKIRQRNRQELEQLVEERTRDLRTAQEGLVQSAKLAALGQMSAALAHEINQPLTAQRMQLATLRLLLDHGRVDEAYKALRPLDDMLTRMAALTSHLKTFARKSPSGLRERLDLAAVVDQSLQLLETRLRADNIQVELHLTRPAWVRGDAIRLEQVLINLLRNALDAMQNKPEKHLQISLEAEDQLWQLRVADSGGGIAEEHLLSVFDPFFTTKPVGDGLGLGLAVSYAIVHELGGRLSAANRDQGAVFTLSLPIDLEAHIQC; this comes from the coding sequence ATGGCCCAGATCTCTCGCCCTCTACGCTTGACGTTCTACATCCTGGTGATTCTCGCCGGTACCGTAATCAGCGCCGGCCTGGCCATGCGCCACGCCGAGCGCCTGGCACTGGTGGAAGAGGCGGCTCGCGCCAACGAGCAGCTGGGACTCTACGCCAACTCCCTGCACACCCTGATCGAGCGCTATCGCGCGCTGCCGGCGGTGCTGGCCCTGGACCCGGAACTGCGTGCGGCGCTGCAGGGCCCGGTCACGGCACAGACCCAGGATGCACTGAACCGCAAGCTGGAAAAGATCAACGGCGCCGCCCGCTCCTCGACCCTTGAGCTGCTCAACCACGAAGGCCTGGCCGTGGCCGCCAGCAACTGGCAGTTGCCCAGCAGCTATGTGGGCCACAATTACGGTTTCCGCCCCTACTTCAAGCAGACCCGTAGCCAGGGCAGCGGACGTTTCTACGCGGTGGGCGTGACCAGCGGGATTCCCGGGTATTTCCTCTCCAGCGCGGTCAAGGCCGACAACGATGACTTCCTCGGGGCCATGGTGGTCAAGCTGGAGTTTCCCGAGCTGGAGCATGAATGGAGCCAGGGCAATGACACCCTCCTGGTCAGCGACTCGCGAGGCATCATCTTTATCGCCAACCAGCCCGGCTGGCGCTATCGGCAGTTACAGCCGCTGTCCGAAAGCGATCTGGCGGACATCAGGCTGACCCGCCAGTACGACAAGCAACCCCTGACTCCGCTGCAACACACGGCCCTGCAACGGTTTGACGCCAACAGCAGCCTGGTCCGGGTCGACGGCCCCGACGGCGTTGCCAATTACCTGTGGGAATCCCTGCCGCTGAGCGCCGAAGGCTGGACCCTGCACCTGCTGCGCAAGCCGGCGAGCGCCTTCGAGGAAAGCCGCAACGCCGGCCTCGCCGCCGCCGGCGCCTGGCTGACCCTGGTGTTCCTGTTGCTGTTCCTCAGCCAGCGCTGGCGCCTGGGGAAAATCCGCCAGCGCAATCGCCAGGAGCTGGAACAACTGGTGGAAGAACGCACCCGGGACCTGCGCACCGCCCAGGAAGGCCTAGTGCAATCGGCCAAGCTGGCCGCCCTGGGGCAGATGTCCGCGGCCCTGGCCCATGAAATCAACCAGCCACTGACCGCCCAGCGCATGCAGCTCGCCACCCTGCGGCTGCTGCTGGATCACGGTCGGGTGGATGAGGCCTACAAGGCCCTGCGGCCCCTGGACGACATGCTGACGCGCATGGCCGCCCTCACCAGTCATCTCAAGACCTTTGCCCGCAAGAGCCCCAGCGGCCTGCGCGAACGCCTGGACCTGGCCGCGGTGGTGGACCAGTCGCTGCAACTGCTGGAAACCCGGCTGCGTGCCGACAACATCCAGGTCGAGCTGCACCTGACCCGCCCGGCCTGGGTTCGCGGCGATGCCATCCGCCTGGAGCAGGTGCTGATCAACCTGCTGCGCAACGCCCTCGACGCCATGCAGAACAAGCCCGAAAAACACCTGCAGATCAGCCTCGAAGCCGAGGACCAGCTGTGGCAACTGCGGGTCGCCGACAGCGGCGGCGGGATCGCCGAAGAACACCTGCTGAGCGTGTTCGACCCGTTCTTCACCACCAAGCCGGTGGGCGACGGCCTGGGCCTGGGTCTGGCGGTGTCCTACGCCATCGTCCATGAACTGGGAGGACGCTTGAGCGCCGCCAATCGCGATCAGGGCGCAGTGTTCACCCTGAGCCTGCCCATCGACCTGGAGGCCCATATCCAATGCTGA